A stretch of Natator depressus isolate rNatDep1 chromosome 2, rNatDep2.hap1, whole genome shotgun sequence DNA encodes these proteins:
- the PPP1R3G gene encoding protein phosphatase 1 regulatory subunit 3G → MEGRDSGLLGLEQMLAPFGGRQQEGTARLLPRDPWRGSSAEQEQEGAAAAALPLQEPWGEPERAGASPPPEDGELLLGLRRRGGRSLSLPASPSLAAARLFQPPEEGSGGCCTKCKKRVQFADSLGLNLASVKHFSAAEDPQVPPAVLSRLRRLPLEEFSAALGLGCGGRPPPPLQLVPDFQPAGELAAAERLRRERVCLERLGRPAADLDVRGTVRVLSCPGPKEVTVRYTFNEWLSFLDAAALPLPSPEGSDPPTERFHFSLCTPPGLQEGSAVHFAVCYRSQQGEYWDNNGGSNYTLRCCRPAPGGLPAAPSTEPSHGDPTGPLY, encoded by the coding sequence ATGGAAGGCCGGGACTCCGGACTGCTGGGCTTGGAGCAAATGCTAGCGCCTTTCGGGGGCCGCCAGCAAGAGGGGACGGCGCGGCTGCTCCCGCGGGACCCCTGGCGAGGCAGCTCCGCAGAGCAAGAGCaagaaggggcggcggcggctgcgCTGCCTCTGCAGGAGCCTTGGGGCGAGCCGGAGCGGGCCGGAGCCTCTCCCCCGCCGGAGgatggggagctgctgctggggctgcgcCGCCGCGGCGGGCGGTCCCTGTCGCTGCCCGCTAGCCCCAGCCTGGCGGCCGCCCGGCTCTTCCAGCCGCCGGAGGAGGGCAGCGGGGGCTGCTGCACCAAGTGCAAGAAGCGGGTGCAGTTCGCGGACTCGCTGGGGCTGAACCTGGCCAGCGTGAAGCACTTCAGCGCGGCGGAAGACCCGCAGGTGCCGCCCGCCGTGCTCTCCCGCCTGCGGCGCCTGCCCCTGGAGGAGTTCAGCGCCGCGCTCGGCCTGGGCTGCGGGGGCCGCCCGCCGCCTCCCCTGCAGCTGGTGCCCGACTTCCAGCCCGCCGGGGAGCTGGCGGCGGCCGAGCGGCTGCGGCGGGAGCGGGTGTGCCTGGAGCGCCTGGGCCGCCCCGCGGCGGACCTGGACGTGCGGGGCACCGTGCGGGTGCTGAGCTGCCCGGGCCCCAAGGAGGTGACGGTGCGCTACACCTTCAACGAGTGGCTCTCCTTCCTGGACGCcgcggccctgcccctgcccagccccgagGGGAGCGACCCCCCTACCGAGCGCTTCCACTTCAGCCTGTGCACCCCGCCCGGCCTGCAGGAGGGCTCCGCCGTGCACTTCGCAGTCTGCTACCGCAGCCAGCAGGGCGAGTACTGGGACAACAACGGGGGCAGCAACTACACCCTGCGCTGCTGCCGCCCCGCCCCCGGGGGGCTCCCCGCAGCgcccagcacagagcccagccACGGCGACCCCACCGGGCCCCTCTATTGA